Genomic segment of Gammaproteobacteria bacterium:
TCGGCGCAGTATGTTGGAGCTGGAGTTGCTGCTGCGTGGCTTTCTGGATAGCTGCTATGAGCAGGAGGACACAGCAGTACAGAGTGCTTTTGTTGCGTTGCTAGCACTTTCAGATCAGACGCTCCAGGAGCTGCTCTTTAACGAAGTAATATCAGAAGAGGCAGGGATTGCCGATGTCGTCGAACGTATCAAAAAGCAACCACTTTCAGCTTAAGGTAGAGAGTTCACGTTACCTTGCTGCCCTTCTGCTCCTGTTCTACCTTGGGGCGCTGTTTCTATTATGGATAATGCCGATCCCCATCTGGATCAAACTACCGCTCTCTTTGTTGTTGATCCTGGATTGCCGACGGCACTGGCGGTGTTATGTTTCGCGAGTTGAAGTGAAAGCAGTGCAGTGGTTGATATGGCACGGTGAGGGGGAGTGGAGTTTATGGCAGCAGGGCGGGGGGCATGTTGCCCATTTGCAGCTGGTGCAAAGTGTTAACCACCCCCTGCTGATTGTGTTGAATTTTTCCCGTAGACACCCGCTGGTGTTGTTGCCCGATAGCGCTGATACCGATCAGCTGCGGAAATTGCGGGTGCTGCTCCGGCACACTTTGAAAATCTTGGATTGAGTGGTGGTTACTCTGCCTGGCTTGGGTCAAAATTTGGCGGAGTCAGAATCGTTGGCTGAGGCTGAGCGTCATTGTTTTGAGTGGGGTAATCCTGTGTATAGTGCAGGCCACGGCTCTCTTTGCGATTGAGGGCGCACTGCACAATAAGGTCAGCAATGACCACCAGGTTACGCAGCTCGATTAGATCATTGCTCACACAGTGAAGGTGGTAGTGCTCTTCAATTTCGTTACGCAGCAAATTAATCCGCCGTTTAGCGTACTGTAAGCGCTTGTTGTTGCGCACAATACCCACGTAGTCCCACATACATCGACGCAGCTCATCCCAGTTGTGCGAAATGAGCACCGCTTCATTGGCGTGGGTCACCTGGCTATCATCCCAGTGGGGAAGTGAAATTTCCGGGCCTTGTTGGTCGACGAGTTGCTGGCAAATATCTTTGGCCGCCGCTGCGGCAAATACCAGGCACTCCAGTAGTGAGTTGCTGGCCATGCGGTTGGCTCCGTGCAGCCCTGTATAGGCCGCTTCACCTATGGTATAGAGTCCATCAATATCCGTTTGGCCTTGTTGGTTGGTCATCACACCGCCACAGGTGTAATGGGCGGCGGGTACCACCGGGATTCGCTCCCGTGTGATATCAATGCCGAATGTGAGGCAGCGCCGGTGAATATTTGGGAAGTGTTTGATGATGAATTTTGCAGGCTTATGGGTGATGTCAAGATAGACACAGTCACTGCCTAATCGCTTCATCTCTGCATCAATCGCCCGAGCAACAATATCTCGCGGTGCTAACTCGGCCCGCTCGTCGTAGCGTGGCATAAAGCGTTCACCACTCTCAAGCTGCAAGGTTGCTCCTTCACCTCGTAGTGCCTCGGTTATTAAAAACGATTTTGCCTGCGGGTGGTAGAGGCAGGTAGGATGAAATTGAATGAACTCCATGTTGGCCACACGGCAGCCTGCTCGCCAAGCCATGGCGATGCCATCACCTGTGGCAACATCAGGGTTGCTGGTGTAGAGATAAACCTTACTAGCACCCCCTGTGGCTAAAACAACGGTTTTGGCATGGAATGTTTTTATCCGCTGGCTGTGACGATCCAGCACATAAACGCCATGTACTCGGTTTCCGGGGATACCTATTTTTTGGCTGGTGATCAG
This window contains:
- a CDS encoding succinate dehydrogenase assembly factor 2 — encoded protein: MSEISRLQWQCRRSMLELELLLRGFLDSCYEQEDTAVQSAFVALLALSDQTLQELLFNEVISEEAGIADVVERIKKQPLSA
- the nadB gene encoding L-aspartate oxidase — protein: MTSPIQYDALIIGSGASGLSLALHLAQNIKVCVLAKSNLLEGATYYAQGGISAVLDEHDSIQSHINDTQNAGAGLCDEAIVKYTVSHGAEQINWLAQQGMPFTTLGESGGKHYHLTQEGGHSHRRVAHAEDATGRAMESTLESQVHKHQNIDIFEHHIAIDLITSQKIGIPGNRVHGVYVLDRHSQRIKTFHAKTVVLATGGASKVYLYTSNPDVATGDGIAMAWRAGCRVANMEFIQFHPTCLYHPQAKSFLITEALRGEGATLQLESGERFMPRYDERAELAPRDIVARAIDAEMKRLGSDCVYLDITHKPAKFIIKHFPNIHRRCLTFGIDITRERIPVVPAAHYTCGGVMTNQQGQTDIDGLYTIGEAAYTGLHGANRMASNSLLECLVFAAAAAKDICQQLVDQQGPEISLPHWDDSQVTHANEAVLISHNWDELRRCMWDYVGIVRNNKRLQYAKRRINLLRNEIEEHYHLHCVSNDLIELRNLVVIADLIVQCALNRKESRGLHYTQDYPTQNNDAQPQPTILTPPNFDPSQAE